A part of Nesterenkonia lutea genomic DNA contains:
- a CDS encoding NAD(P)H-binding protein: MAESQRVVILGGHGKIALLAAPKLVAAGFTVESVIRNPDQSADVAEAGAAPRVLDIESAETSEMAEAFAGAHAVVFAAGAGGGDPARTKAVDQEAAVRSMDAAVQAGVSRYVMVSYARSQTDIETVDPKSSFYPYALAKHQADNHLRASALDFTILGPGALTLEPASEKITVLDPATAGEVMSAEGASVDTSRENVAEVITETLRSGSAVRATVNFLDGETPIQEALASVSS, translated from the coding sequence ATGGCTGAATCCCAGCGCGTCGTCATCCTCGGCGGTCACGGCAAGATCGCTCTGCTGGCCGCCCCCAAGCTCGTCGCCGCCGGCTTCACGGTGGAGTCCGTGATCAGGAACCCGGATCAGTCCGCGGATGTCGCTGAGGCCGGTGCTGCTCCGCGAGTGCTCGACATCGAGTCGGCCGAGACCAGTGAGATGGCCGAGGCCTTCGCCGGAGCCCACGCAGTCGTGTTCGCCGCAGGAGCCGGTGGCGGTGACCCGGCACGGACCAAGGCGGTGGACCAGGAAGCTGCCGTGCGGAGCATGGACGCCGCTGTCCAGGCCGGAGTCTCCCGCTATGTGATGGTCTCCTACGCACGCAGCCAGACGGACATCGAGACGGTGGACCCGAAGAGCTCCTTCTACCCCTACGCCCTCGCCAAGCACCAGGCCGACAACCACCTGCGCGCCAGCGCCCTGGACTTCACCATCCTGGGCCCCGGCGCGCTGACCCTGGAGCCGGCCAGCGAGAAGATCACCGTGCTCGATCCGGCCACCGCCGGCGAGGTCATGTCCGCCGAGGGAGCCTCGGTGGACACCTCGCGGGAGAACGTCGCCGAGGTCATCACAGAGACCCTGCGCAGCGGCTCGGCGGTGCGTGCGACGGTGAACTTCCTCGATGGCGAGACCCCCATCCAGGAGGCCCTGGCGTCGGTTTCGTCCTGA
- a CDS encoding threonine/serine exporter family protein, whose protein sequence is MAPEHSERHPTGDYVAEAIDPVRAESTADVTHIPVVHSAQDDVEETPTGFVQTLRSSFASSWHASAEAEAALEWEEYDVEAVARAAEQDETEAARHEYVADPMFEQSYSRPGEDGQTTDHYAFPITGDWQQTDPLGPQIPTGPQETTTSWSQRVEHPQAPQSSGLINLPHSAPGAPLRQSPLSHSPDRRPSVLRPSWLRSRVKDPLRRNTDFDPSVFDHKPRSPQVLRRIMQAERAATGIVPIVDRLAGTPYENPYQAEQHVETDELATIAFVLDLGEALFRFGAGALEVETSIIAVTAAFGMKNTDADITNQSISLNWAPEGKIPYSRVRVVRSWSNNFKALSGVHQLVTDIIAGRLTRSDAETRLSEIIREPKPYPRWMVTICGAIFASFFASFLGAPILDASMGFAATILVLWTTRQLATWRVPEYFGLAAGGFVVTSFAMAAFAMDMPIRPSMVVAGGLMILLPSARIVSAIQDGINGFPITAAGRLMSSMIAFAGMTSGIMAAVVIADLLGAPPIDPAVGLTRIYHPAVMLALVFLAAMAAAVIEQASWRLLMPIGAVSALGFCAFYAAELIGLGERITPVFGAVVVGALGRILALRLGSPQLVIAVPAMMFMLPGLMVFRGMYQIARESDVGSMMLGLTELFNALIIIMAIAAGIVLGDVLMRPFTAGLQSHERARTRRR, encoded by the coding sequence GTGGCACCCGAACACAGTGAACGGCACCCCACCGGGGACTACGTCGCCGAGGCCATCGACCCGGTGCGCGCCGAGTCCACTGCCGATGTCACCCACATCCCCGTGGTGCATTCAGCCCAGGACGACGTCGAAGAGACCCCCACCGGGTTCGTCCAGACGCTGCGCAGCTCCTTCGCCTCCTCCTGGCACGCGTCCGCCGAGGCAGAGGCTGCCCTGGAGTGGGAAGAGTACGACGTCGAGGCCGTGGCCCGCGCCGCCGAGCAGGACGAGACCGAGGCCGCGCGGCACGAGTACGTCGCCGACCCCATGTTCGAGCAGTCCTATTCCCGCCCGGGTGAGGACGGCCAGACCACCGACCACTATGCCTTCCCGATCACCGGTGACTGGCAGCAGACGGATCCCCTGGGTCCCCAGATCCCAACCGGCCCGCAGGAGACCACCACCTCCTGGTCCCAGCGCGTCGAGCACCCGCAGGCGCCTCAGTCGTCCGGTCTGATCAACCTGCCGCACAGCGCCCCGGGCGCCCCGCTGCGACAGTCGCCGCTGAGCCACTCCCCGGACCGGCGTCCCTCGGTGCTGCGGCCCTCCTGGCTGAGGAGCCGGGTCAAGGACCCGCTGCGCCGAAACACCGACTTTGATCCGAGCGTCTTTGACCACAAGCCCCGGTCTCCGCAGGTGCTGCGCAGGATCATGCAGGCGGAGCGCGCCGCCACCGGGATCGTGCCGATCGTGGATCGACTCGCGGGCACTCCCTATGAGAATCCCTATCAGGCCGAGCAGCACGTGGAGACCGACGAGCTGGCCACGATCGCCTTCGTGCTCGATCTCGGTGAGGCGCTGTTCCGCTTCGGGGCCGGAGCCCTGGAGGTGGAAACCTCCATCATCGCGGTCACCGCCGCCTTCGGGATGAAGAACACCGATGCGGACATCACCAACCAGTCCATCAGCCTGAACTGGGCGCCCGAGGGAAAGATCCCCTACTCCCGAGTGCGGGTCGTGCGCTCCTGGTCCAACAACTTCAAGGCGCTCTCCGGAGTGCACCAGCTGGTCACCGACATCATCGCCGGAAGGCTCACCCGCAGCGACGCCGAGACTCGGCTCAGCGAGATCATTCGCGAGCCCAAACCCTATCCGCGCTGGATGGTGACCATCTGCGGTGCGATCTTCGCGAGCTTCTTCGCCTCCTTCCTCGGCGCGCCGATCCTCGATGCGTCGATGGGCTTCGCGGCGACGATTCTGGTGCTGTGGACCACGCGGCAGCTGGCCACCTGGAGGGTGCCCGAGTATTTCGGTCTCGCCGCGGGAGGGTTCGTGGTGACCTCGTTCGCGATGGCCGCGTTTGCAATGGATATGCCGATCCGGCCGTCCATGGTGGTGGCGGGTGGGCTGATGATTCTGCTGCCCTCCGCGCGCATCGTCTCGGCGATCCAGGATGGGATCAACGGATTCCCCATCACCGCCGCCGGTCGCCTGATGTCCTCGATGATCGCCTTCGCCGGTATGACCTCGGGGATCATGGCCGCTGTGGTGATCGCCGACCTCCTCGGGGCACCGCCCATCGATCCGGCGGTGGGCCTGACCCGGATCTACCACCCCGCTGTGATGCTGGCTCTGGTCTTCCTCGCGGCCATGGCGGCCGCCGTGATCGAACAGGCGAGCTGGAGGCTGCTCATGCCGATCGGCGCTGTCTCCGCGCTCGGCTTCTGTGCCTTCTACGCAGCAGAGCTCATCGGCCTGGGGGAGCGCATCACCCCGGTGTTCGGCGCCGTGGTGGTGGGCGCCCTCGGGCGGATCCTCGCCCTGCGGCTGGGATCCCCGCAGCTCGTCATCGCCGTGCCCGCGATGATGTTCATGCTGCCCGGGCTGATGGTCTTCCGCGGGATGTACCAGATCGCCAGGGAGTCCGACGTGGGGAGCATGATGCTGGGGCTCACCGAGCTGTTCAACGCGCTCATCATCATCATGGCCATCGCCGCCGGGATCGTGCTCGGCGACGTGCTGATGAGACCGTTCACCGCGGGGCTCCAGTCCCATGAGCGGGCACGCACGCGCCGTCGCTGA
- a CDS encoding uracil-DNA glycosylase gives MELSTELVAPLEAGWQRALAPEADRFDTVREALTHRRSAGEQVLPAPDLVLRAFRQPFADVRVLILGQDPYPTPGHAIGMSFAVDPHVRPLPRSLRNIFTELEADAGIPPSPHGDLTAWAGQGVLLLNRVLTVAAGAPGSHRGIGWEQITAAALQALVDRGTPLVSLLWGADARKMEPLLDQGSHTAVITSPHPSPLSARRGFFGSRPFSRANQALEELGAAPVDWRLGPTSPAD, from the coding sequence ATGGAACTCTCCACTGAACTCGTCGCTCCGCTGGAAGCAGGCTGGCAGCGCGCACTCGCTCCCGAAGCAGACCGTTTCGACACGGTGCGCGAGGCGCTGACGCATCGGCGAAGCGCCGGAGAGCAGGTGCTGCCCGCTCCGGACCTGGTTCTGCGCGCGTTCCGACAGCCCTTCGCCGACGTCAGGGTGCTCATCCTCGGACAGGATCCCTATCCGACTCCGGGGCACGCGATCGGCATGTCCTTCGCCGTGGATCCACACGTGCGCCCGCTCCCACGCAGCCTGAGGAACATCTTCACCGAGCTGGAGGCCGATGCGGGCATCCCGCCCAGCCCCCATGGTGACCTCACCGCCTGGGCGGGGCAGGGCGTGCTGCTGCTCAACCGGGTGCTCACCGTCGCGGCCGGGGCGCCCGGGTCCCATCGCGGCATCGGCTGGGAACAGATCACGGCCGCGGCGCTGCAGGCGCTGGTCGACCGCGGGACACCGCTGGTGTCCCTCCTCTGGGGGGCCGATGCCCGCAAGATGGAGCCGCTGCTGGACCAGGGCTCCCACACTGCGGTCATCACCAGCCCGCACCCGTCGCCGCTCTCGGCCCGACGCGGATTCTTCGGCTCCCGCCCGTTCTCACGCGCCAATCAGGCGCTCGAGGAGCTGGGGGCGGCACCGGTGGACTGGCGGCTCGGCCCGACGAGCCCGGCCGACTGA
- a CDS encoding DUF3263 domain-containing protein gives MISEQEKRMLGLERQWWKYAGAKDEAITEQLAMSAVAYYQALNRLIDTEAALAHDPMLVKRLRRQREARHRARATRR, from the coding sequence ATGATATCTGAGCAGGAGAAGAGGATGCTCGGCCTGGAGCGCCAGTGGTGGAAGTATGCCGGCGCCAAGGACGAGGCCATCACCGAGCAGCTGGCGATGTCCGCCGTGGCGTACTATCAGGCGCTGAACCGCCTGATCGACACCGAGGCGGCCCTCGCCCATGACCCGATGCTGGTCAAGCGTCTGCGCCGCCAGAGGGAGGCCCGGCACCGCGCACGCGCGACGCGCCGGTGA
- a CDS encoding LytR C-terminal domain-containing protein has translation MSQHPHDEFDDVPPYQTGEAGKHRSPGAAGTGAAGRSGFRWIALLAGFVLLVGAFAYFIVPMLTSSDPDSEAGDGEETVTESEEGSEEESAGEDGEDPEGEGSGEAEQSSGPQPATDTETPVQVANYQGVSGGATAMSAELEELDYNVVWEGNWNFEAREDTPAVVYPVGAGEAEIAQAESLVESFDTGAAEEHPDVSYVTLIIGSEYEG, from the coding sequence ATGAGCCAGCACCCACACGATGAGTTCGACGACGTCCCGCCGTATCAGACGGGGGAGGCCGGCAAGCATCGGTCACCAGGCGCGGCGGGAACGGGTGCAGCAGGCCGCAGCGGCTTCCGTTGGATCGCTCTGCTCGCTGGATTCGTGCTGCTGGTCGGGGCCTTCGCCTATTTCATCGTGCCCATGCTGACCAGCTCCGATCCCGATTCCGAAGCAGGTGACGGTGAGGAGACGGTGACCGAATCCGAGGAGGGCTCCGAGGAGGAGTCCGCGGGGGAGGACGGCGAGGACCCCGAGGGTGAGGGGTCCGGCGAGGCTGAGCAGTCCTCGGGCCCGCAGCCTGCGACCGACACTGAGACTCCTGTCCAGGTCGCGAACTACCAGGGCGTCTCGGGTGGAGCGACGGCGATGTCGGCGGAGCTCGAGGAGCTCGACTACAACGTGGTCTGGGAAGGCAACTGGAACTTCGAGGCGCGTGAGGACACTCCTGCCGTGGTCTATCCGGTGGGTGCCGGGGAAGCTGAGATCGCGCAGGCGGAGTCACTGGTCGAGAGCTTCGACACGGGTGCCGCTGAAGAGCACCCCGACGTCAGCTACGTCACGCTGATCATCGGCAGCGAATACGAGGGCTGA
- a CDS encoding SDR family NAD(P)-dependent oxidoreductase yields the protein MELRDSSAVVTGGASGLGHAAAGALIDAGARVVIVDLPDVAGTSVRAEAVAALGERASFWPGDIADPATSRGAVAAAVQQAPLRAAVSCAGVATPGKLLGRAGPLSCEQLMGVLSVNVGGTVNLMAHAAEAMRDNELSGGDRGVLINTASVAAFEGQIGQISYAASKGAVASLTLPAARELASLAIRVVAIAPGLFETPMLAGLPEDARESLRAKALHPARLGRPEDFSALVMQILANPMLNGETIRLDGAVRLEPR from the coding sequence ATGGAACTGAGAGATTCCAGCGCCGTCGTGACCGGCGGTGCTTCAGGCCTCGGCCATGCCGCGGCCGGGGCGCTGATCGACGCCGGCGCGAGGGTGGTGATCGTGGATCTCCCTGATGTCGCGGGAACTTCCGTCCGCGCAGAGGCTGTAGCGGCCCTCGGCGAGCGCGCATCCTTCTGGCCAGGCGACATCGCGGATCCTGCCACCAGCCGCGGGGCGGTGGCCGCGGCCGTGCAGCAGGCCCCGCTGCGCGCGGCGGTGAGCTGCGCGGGGGTGGCCACCCCCGGAAAGCTGTTGGGCAGGGCGGGGCCGCTGTCCTGCGAACAGCTCATGGGTGTGCTGTCGGTCAATGTCGGCGGCACCGTCAATCTCATGGCCCACGCGGCAGAGGCGATGCGAGACAACGAACTCTCCGGCGGTGACCGCGGCGTCCTGATCAACACGGCCTCGGTGGCCGCCTTCGAAGGACAGATCGGTCAGATCTCCTACGCCGCATCCAAGGGAGCGGTCGCCTCGCTCACTCTTCCGGCGGCTCGCGAGCTCGCCAGCCTCGCCATCCGGGTCGTGGCCATCGCGCCGGGGCTCTTTGAGACTCCCATGCTGGCCGGACTGCCGGAGGATGCCCGCGAATCCCTGCGGGCCAAGGCGCTGCACCCCGCGAGGCTGGGTCGGCCGGAGGACTTCTCTGCTCTGGTCATGCAGATCCTCGCCAATCCCATGCTCAACGGCGAGACCATCCGCCTCGACGGCGCGGTCCGCCTGGAGCCGAGGTAG
- a CDS encoding 4-hydroxybenzoate 3-monooxygenase, translating into MTEHTTRVDVGIVGGGPAGLMTALLLKRRGISAAVIESRSEETIRHTQRAGILEAPTVNMLVEAEVDSRVLTHGHEHEGTVLSFDGIQRRIDFQALVGRSVWLYPQNEVFHDLATAWQRESGEIHWSVTETAVEGIETAAPRISFTDAQGRARRIEADLIIGTDGSRSMCRKLIPEDIRTDHFTSYPFAWFGILCEAPPTAPELIYANSEIGFALISQRNETVQRMYFQCDPDTDPEAWSEEAIFDHIQQVLGAEDGVQLKRGPIIEKTVLPFRSYVCDPLSHGRLALAGDAGHTVPPTGAKGLNLAFSDVRALVPRVEEFITELRTHAGVADASDETAASSDVAATAVTVETPEPLRRYSRTALDRVWKAQNFSYWATNLLHRQPEETSFTHKRRRGEFDAITDSVHGRAYFADSYTGWSD; encoded by the coding sequence ATGACCGAGCACACCACCCGGGTCGATGTGGGCATCGTCGGTGGCGGCCCCGCCGGTCTGATGACCGCGCTGCTGCTGAAGCGCCGCGGCATCAGCGCGGCGGTGATCGAATCCCGCTCCGAGGAGACGATCCGCCATACCCAGCGGGCCGGAATCCTCGAGGCCCCCACCGTGAACATGCTCGTGGAGGCCGAAGTGGACTCCCGGGTGCTGACTCACGGGCACGAGCATGAGGGCACCGTGCTCAGCTTCGACGGGATCCAGCGACGCATCGACTTCCAGGCGCTGGTGGGCCGATCGGTTTGGCTCTACCCGCAGAATGAGGTCTTCCATGATCTTGCCACCGCCTGGCAGCGCGAGAGCGGCGAGATCCACTGGTCCGTGACCGAGACCGCGGTGGAGGGGATCGAGACCGCTGCGCCGCGGATCAGCTTCACCGACGCGCAGGGCCGCGCTCGCCGGATCGAGGCTGATCTGATCATCGGCACGGACGGTTCCCGCTCCATGTGCCGCAAGCTCATCCCCGAGGACATCCGGACGGATCATTTCACCTCCTACCCCTTCGCCTGGTTCGGCATCCTCTGCGAGGCCCCTCCCACCGCTCCGGAGCTGATCTATGCGAACTCCGAGATCGGCTTCGCGCTGATCTCCCAGCGCAATGAGACCGTCCAGCGCATGTACTTCCAATGTGATCCGGACACCGATCCGGAGGCCTGGAGCGAGGAGGCGATCTTCGATCACATCCAGCAGGTCCTGGGCGCTGAGGACGGGGTCCAGCTCAAGCGCGGACCCATCATCGAGAAGACCGTCCTGCCGTTCCGGTCCTATGTCTGTGACCCGCTGAGTCACGGCCGTCTGGCTCTGGCCGGAGACGCCGGCCATACCGTGCCGCCCACCGGCGCCAAGGGACTGAACCTGGCGTTCTCCGATGTACGAGCTCTGGTGCCCCGGGTGGAGGAGTTCATCACGGAGCTGCGCACCCATGCCGGCGTCGCGGATGCGTCAGACGAGACTGCTGCGTCCTCAGATGTCGCCGCAACCGCGGTGACCGTCGAGACCCCCGAGCCGCTGCGCCGGTATTCGCGCACCGCGCTGGACCGGGTCTGGAAAGCGCAGAACTTCTCCTACTGGGCCACCAACCTGCTGCACCGACAGCCCGAGGAGACTTCCTTCACGCATAAGCGGCGCCGCGGAGAGTTCGACGCCATCACCGATTCGGTCCATGGGCGGGCCTACTTCGCCGACTCCTACACCGGCTGGAGCGACTGA
- a CDS encoding IclR family transcriptional regulator: protein MANSSTGDSVLTRLDRVLSTFSAAESLLSAAEISRRTGLPPATAHRLCRDMAELGWLESLPGGYIIGTRLWEMTNRSAPTMRLAVRARPHLSDVQAVMGQHVQLGVIEGHEVLFVDRLSAREAPRIHGGVAGRLPLHVSATGIVLLAHASAEFRMFYRSHHDEKVPGGTPTIAEDRLEQVRQQGYCAQTGVIEPEVTGIAVPVRQRGRAVVAALGVVTDDDDVARRPAPWVQMLQIAARGIQREISGQN, encoded by the coding sequence ATGGCGAACTCCTCCACCGGCGACTCGGTGCTCACCCGGCTCGACCGGGTGCTCTCCACCTTCTCCGCGGCCGAGAGCCTGCTCAGCGCCGCCGAGATCTCCCGGCGCACGGGGCTCCCGCCCGCCACTGCGCACCGGCTGTGCCGAGACATGGCCGAGCTGGGCTGGCTGGAGTCCCTTCCGGGCGGATATATCATCGGCACGCGCCTCTGGGAGATGACCAACCGCTCGGCTCCGACGATGCGGCTGGCAGTACGAGCCAGGCCCCACCTCTCGGATGTGCAGGCGGTGATGGGACAGCATGTCCAGCTCGGCGTGATCGAGGGGCACGAGGTGCTCTTTGTGGATCGGCTCTCCGCGCGCGAGGCCCCCCGGATCCACGGCGGAGTGGCCGGCCGACTGCCGCTGCATGTCTCCGCGACAGGGATCGTGCTGCTCGCCCATGCCTCGGCCGAGTTTCGAATGTTCTACCGCAGCCACCACGACGAGAAAGTCCCCGGGGGGACTCCGACCATCGCGGAGGACCGGCTCGAACAGGTCCGCCAGCAGGGCTACTGCGCACAGACCGGGGTCATCGAGCCCGAGGTGACCGGCATCGCGGTGCCCGTCCGGCAGCGCGGCCGCGCCGTGGTCGCGGCCCTGGGCGTGGTCACCGACGACGACGACGTCGCCCGTCGCCCCGCTCCCTGGGTGCAGATGCTCCAGATCGCGGCACGGGGCATCCAGCGCGAGATCAGCGGGCAGAACTGA
- a CDS encoding IclR family transcriptional regulator: MANSSSGDAVLDRAMRLLAVLETRPSLPAGELIAAAGLPRTTGYRLVRQMRAMGLLSSTASGEMVLGQRLWEIAQSTPISRTLRAAALPFMHDVNAVVRQTTQLAVLDGQGVLIVERLSRHGAVANPAEVATTMPAELTSMGHVLLAHSPAHVVESWWAPRQKLIAQTRPQLRQELAEARTRGHARVAGVINAETAGVSVPVLDAAGHAVAALTVVVPRDSPEIPQFLMALQTAGRGISRAIEGMDH; encoded by the coding sequence ATGGCGAATTCGTCCAGCGGTGACGCAGTGCTGGACCGCGCGATGCGGCTGCTGGCGGTGCTCGAGACCCGACCGAGTCTGCCCGCCGGCGAGCTGATCGCTGCCGCAGGCCTGCCGAGGACCACCGGATATCGGCTCGTCCGTCAGATGCGTGCGATGGGACTGCTCAGCAGCACGGCCTCGGGGGAGATGGTCCTGGGCCAGCGACTCTGGGAGATCGCGCAGAGCACCCCGATCAGCCGCACGCTGCGCGCCGCCGCGCTGCCCTTCATGCACGACGTCAACGCGGTGGTGCGCCAGACCACCCAGCTCGCTGTCCTCGACGGACAGGGGGTGCTGATCGTGGAGCGGCTCTCGCGCCATGGGGCGGTCGCCAACCCCGCCGAGGTGGCCACCACCATGCCGGCCGAGCTCACCTCCATGGGTCACGTGCTGCTCGCCCACTCGCCGGCGCATGTCGTGGAGAGCTGGTGGGCGCCGCGGCAGAAGCTGATCGCCCAGACGCGTCCGCAGCTGCGGCAGGAGCTGGCCGAGGCGCGGACCCGCGGGCACGCCCGGGTGGCCGGGGTGATCAACGCCGAGACGGCGGGAGTGTCGGTGCCGGTGCTGGACGCCGCAGGACATGCGGTGGCGGCGCTGACCGTGGTGGTGCCCCGGGACTCACCAGAGATCCCCCAGTTTCTGATGGCGCTGCAGACCGCCGGTCGCGGAATCAGCCGCGCCATCGAAGGGATGGACCATTGA
- the pcaH gene encoding protocatechuate 3,4-dioxygenase subunit beta → MAHKSTHPDAAVNSQAEIDAEVSGIHSAYRAQRDGGGEEETNARLNFPPYRSSLLRHPTKSLHHADPEGIELYSPAFGHRDVSPVEADLTIQHNGEPIGERIIVTGRVVDGDGRPVAGQLVEMWQANAAGRYMHKRDQHPAPLDPNFTGVGRTLTGPGGEYSFTTIKPAPYPWKNHHNAWRSAHIHFSLFGTDFTQRIVTQMYFPGDPIFDLDPIYQSITDQAARDRLVATYDHSVSQHEWNTGYRWDIVLSGSNRTWAEEDEEH, encoded by the coding sequence ATGGCTCACAAGAGCACGCATCCGGACGCAGCCGTGAACTCCCAGGCGGAGATCGACGCCGAGGTCTCAGGCATCCACAGCGCCTACCGGGCCCAGCGGGACGGCGGAGGCGAGGAGGAGACGAACGCCCGGCTCAACTTCCCGCCCTATCGCAGCTCCCTGCTGCGGCACCCCACCAAGTCGCTGCACCACGCGGATCCTGAGGGCATCGAGCTCTACAGCCCGGCCTTCGGCCACCGCGACGTCTCCCCGGTGGAGGCGGATCTGACCATCCAGCACAATGGCGAGCCCATCGGTGAGCGCATCATCGTGACCGGTCGCGTCGTCGACGGCGACGGCCGCCCGGTGGCGGGTCAGCTCGTGGAGATGTGGCAGGCCAATGCGGCGGGGCGCTACATGCACAAGCGCGATCAGCATCCTGCCCCGCTGGACCCCAACTTCACCGGGGTGGGACGCACCCTCACCGGCCCCGGCGGAGAATACAGCTTCACCACGATCAAACCGGCGCCCTACCCGTGGAAGAACCACCACAACGCCTGGCGCTCGGCGCACATCCACTTCTCGCTGTTCGGCACCGACTTCACTCAGCGGATCGTGACCCAGATGTACTTCCCCGGGGACCCGATTTTCGATCTGGACCCGATCTACCAGTCCATTACCGACCAGGCCGCTCGTGACCGCCTGGTCGCCACCTACGACCACTCCGTCTCCCAGCACGAGTGGAACACCGGCTACCGTTGGGACATCGTCCTCTCCGGCAGCAACCGGACATGGGCCGAAGAGGACGAGGAGCACTGA
- the pcaG gene encoding protocatechuate 3,4-dioxygenase subunit alpha, whose product MKLTPTPAQTVGPFFGYALPYVGGAALVDRTHPGALRLHGTVYDGDGAPIPDAMIELWQPDQQGRVSQEPGSLRRDGYTFTGWGRAAVDMVGHYSFTTVEPGSMGEGRAPYFLLTVFGRGLMDRLFTRVYLPESSAALEQDSLLASVPESRRSTLLATRESGGDLRFDIHLQGELETVFLAYPNTPQVTGPVD is encoded by the coding sequence ATGAAGCTGACACCGACCCCCGCCCAGACCGTGGGCCCGTTCTTCGGGTACGCCCTGCCGTATGTCGGCGGCGCGGCCCTGGTCGACCGCACCCACCCCGGCGCGCTCCGCCTCCACGGCACCGTCTACGACGGCGACGGCGCGCCGATCCCTGATGCCATGATCGAACTCTGGCAGCCGGACCAGCAGGGGCGGGTCTCTCAGGAGCCCGGTTCGCTGCGCCGGGACGGCTACACCTTCACCGGTTGGGGCCGCGCGGCTGTGGACATGGTCGGGCACTACTCCTTCACCACGGTGGAGCCCGGGAGCATGGGAGAGGGACGCGCGCCGTACTTTCTGCTGACCGTCTTCGGGCGCGGGCTCATGGACCGGCTGTTCACCCGCGTCTATCTGCCTGAGTCCAGCGCGGCGCTCGAGCAGGACAGCCTGCTGGCCTCGGTGCCGGAGAGTCGCCGCAGCACGCTGCTGGCCACCCGGGAATCTGGCGGAGACCTGCGCTTCGACATCCACCTGCAGGGAGAGCTCGAAACGGTCTTCCTGGCCTACCCCAACACCCCGCAGGTCACCGGACCGGTGGACTGA